The Terriglobus roseus sequence CGGGCCGCGTCTTTGCGACGACTGTCTCCGTGGTGTTGGGTTTACCTATCTACGACTCGCAGTGTGGCGCCAAGGTATTTCGTGTGTCAGGCGTGCTGCGTGAGGTGATGGCACGACCGTTCGTCTCGCGCTGGATCTTTGATGTTGAGGTGCTGGCGCGCTTCCTTGCTGTGTGGCGCGCGGGGAGCGTCCACCCGGAGACCCGCATCTACGAACTGCCGCTGAAGGTGTGGATCGATGTGCCGGGATCGAAAGTCCACTTCAGTGACTTCGTCCGTTCCTTCACGGATCTGATCAAGATCCGAGGCAGCTTCCCGCCGGGGCATGGACCGAAGGGCCGGTAAGTTCTCAGTTCGTGATCGAGTTAGAGGGGTGGGGTATCGCGCCTCAGCGCTAAAGTTCCGCGCGAGAACAAAACGTTCGCGCAAGCGCGAACACCCCAACCTTCGCGAAAAACCGCGAAAGGTTGGGTACCCGTCTTCGCCGCTCCTACAACTTTGCGATCTGCGCTGTCAGGTCGGCGATCAGGTCGTCAGCATCCTCGATGCCACAGGAGATTCGCAGCAGGTCTTCCGGGATGCCGCGTGCTGCCCGCTGATCTGCAGGGACGCTTGCGTGGGACATTCCGTATGGAATGCTGATCGACGAGTTCACGCTGCCGAAGCTCACGGCGATTTTGAAGAGCTCAAGACCCCCCGCAATCTGCTTCGCTGCCGCAGGGGAACCTGCGCGGAAGGTCAGCAGAACGCCGGCACCAGTCGCCTGAGCTGCCTGCACTGCGTAAGCGGCATCCCCTTGCAAGCCAGGGTAGGCGACTTCCAGTTGAGGGTAGTGCAGGTGCAGGTGTTCGGCGATGCGTTGCGCATTGGCCTGTTGCGCATCGATGCGGAGCTTCAGCGTCTTGAGGCCACGCAGCAGCAGGAAACAGTCCATCGGGCCGAGCGCTGTGCCCTCCGCGTTTTGGAGGAAGTAGATTTCTTTCGCCAGCGCTTCATCTTTCACGACCACTGCGCCTGCCATCACATCGCTGTGGCCGCAAAGCAGCTTGGTGCCGGAGTGGATGACGATGTCGGCACCGAGTGCGAGAGGCTGCTGCAGGTAGGGCGACATCGCGGAGCTGTCGACACAGAACAGTAGGCCGCAATCCTTG is a genomic window containing:
- a CDS encoding trans-sulfuration enzyme family protein; this encodes MKTATRLVHFDPAPKDPYRPMATPIYQTATFEQEHADSFGEYDYSRSGNPTRRVLEDHMAALEGGARGFAFSSGMTAIATVTRLLKAGDEIVADWDLYGGASRLFDSVVRRAGVTVRLVDGTDIDAVRAAVGPATRMLYVESPTNPLLRVLDLRALAAVAKDCGLLFCVDSSAMSPYLQQPLALGADIVIHSGTKLLCGHSDVMAGAVVVKDEALAKEIYFLQNAEGTALGPMDCFLLLRGLKTLKLRIDAQQANAQRIAEHLHLHYPQLEVAYPGLQGDAAYAVQAAQATGAGVLLTFRAGSPAAAKQIAGGLELFKIAVSFGSVNSSISIPYGMSHASVPADQRAARGIPEDLLRISCGIEDADDLIADLTAQIAKL